The following coding sequences lie in one Arabidopsis thaliana chromosome 3, partial sequence genomic window:
- a CDS encoding Major facilitator superfamily protein (Major facilitator superfamily protein; FUNCTIONS IN: transporter activity; INVOLVED IN: oligopeptide transport; LOCATED IN: membrane; EXPRESSED IN: 21 plant structures; EXPRESSED DURING: 13 growth stages; CONTAINS InterPro DOMAIN/s: Oligopeptide transporter (InterPro:IPR000109), Major facilitator superfamily, general substrate transporter (InterPro:IPR016196); BEST Arabidopsis thaliana protein match is: Major facilitator superfamily protein (TAIR:AT2G26690.1); Has 7861 Blast hits to 7524 proteins in 1448 species: Archae - 0; Bacteria - 4058; Metazoa - 633; Fungi - 459; Plants - 2170; Viruses - 0; Other Eukaryotes - 541 (source: NCBI BLink).), with protein sequence MVHVSSSHGAKDGSEEAYDYRGNPPDKSKTGGWLGAGLILGSELSERICVMGISMNLVTYLVGDLHISSAKSATIVTNFMGTLNLLGLLGGFLADAKLGRYKMVAISASVTALGVLLLTVATTISSMRPPICDDFRRLHHQCIEANGHQLALLYVALYTIALGGGGIKSNVSGFGSDQFDTSDPKEEKQMIFFFNRFYFSISVGSLFAVIALVYVQDNVGRGWGYGISAATMVVAAIVLLCGTKRYRFKKPKGSPFTTIWRVGFLAWKKRKESYPAHPSLLNGYDNTTVPHTEMLKCLDKAAISKNESSPSSKDFEEKDPWIVSTVTQVEEVKLVMKLVPIWATNILFWTIYSQMTTFTVEQATFMDRKLGSFTVPAGSYSAFLILTILLFTSLNERVFVPLTRRLTKKPQGITSLQRIGVGLVFSMAAMAVAAVIENARREAAVNNDKKISAFWLVPQYFLVGAGEAFAYVGQLEFFIREAPERMKSMSTGLFLSTISMGFFVSSLLVSLVDRVTDKSWLRSNLNKARLNYFYWLLVVLGALNFLIFIVFAMKHQYKADVITVVVTDDDSVEKEVTKKESSEFELKDIP encoded by the exons atg GTTCATGTGTCATCATCTCATGGAGCCAAAGATGGCTCTGAAGAAGCCTATGATTACAGAGGAAACCCACCAGATAAGTCTAAAACCGGTGGATGGTTAGGCGCCGGTTTAATTTTAG GGAGCGAGCTATCAGAGAGAATATGCGTGATGGGCATATCAATGAATCTAGTGACGTACCTTGTTGGAGATTTACACATCTCATCAGCTAAATCAGCGACCATAGTCACCAACTTCATGGGAACTCTTAACCTTCTAGGGCTTCTCGGTGGTTTTTTGGCTGACGCTAAACTCGGTCGCTACAAGATGGTTGCAATCTCAGCTTCTGTCACAGCTCTG GGAGTGTTGCTTTTGACGGTGGCTACAACTATCTCAAGCATGAGACCACCAATATGTGACGATTTCAGGAGACTTCATCATCAGTGCATAGAAGCAAACGGACACCAGTTGGCTCTTCTCTATGTTGCTCTCTATACCATAGCTCTAGGCGGAGGAGGAATCAAATCCAACGTCTCTGGTTTTGGGTCTGACCAGTTCGATACTAGTGATcctaaagaagagaaacagatgattttcttcttcaacagatTCTATTTCTCCATCAGCGTCGGCTCTCTCTTCGCCGTGATTGCTCTTGTTTACGTTCAGGACAACGTCGGGAGAGGCTGGGGTTACGGGATCTCTGCCGCGACTATGGTGGTTGCAGCCATTGTTTTACTCTGCGGAACGAAACGGTACCGTTTCAAGAAACCTAAAGGAAGCCCTTTTACAACAATATGGAGGGTTGGTTTCTTGGCttggaagaaaagaaaggagagTTACCCTGCGCATCCAAGTCTTTTGAACGGTTATGACAACACCACGGTTCCACACACAGAGATGCTTAAGTGTTTAGACAAAGCCGCAATTTCCAAGAACGAGAGCTCTCCTAGCTCGAAGGACTTCGAAGAGAAGGATCCGTGGATCGTTTCGACTGTTACACAAGTCGAAGAAGTGAAACTCGTGATGAAATTGGTACCGATTTGGGCAACGAACATTCTTTTCTGGACGATTTACTCCCAAATGACGACTTTCACGGTCGAACAAGCGACGTTTATGGACCGAAAACTCGGATCTTTCACTGTTCCTGCAGGCTCTTACTCTGCTTTCCTCATACTCACAATTCTCCTCTTCACTTCCCTTAACGAGAGAGTCTTTGTTCCTTTAACAAGAAGGCTCACAAAAAAGCCTCAAGGAATCACAAGCCTACAGAGAATCGGAGTAGGGCTAGTATTCTCAATGGCTGCAATGGCTGTAGCCGCGGTTATAGAGAACGCTAGACGCGAGGCAGCGGTTAACAACGATAAGAAAATAAGCGCGTTTTGGTTGGTTCCACAATATTTCTTAGTCGGTGCGGGTGAGGCCTTTGCTTACGTTGGACAGCTTGAGTTCTTTATAAGAGAAGCACCAGAGAGGATGAAATCGATGAGCACCGGATTGTTTCTAAGCACGATATCGATGGGATTCTTCGTGAGTAGCTTGCTTGTTTCGCTTGTTGATAGGGTTACAGACAAAAGCTGGCTTAGAAGTAACCTTAACAAAGCGAGATTGAACTACTTCTACTGGTTACTTGTTGTCTTGGGAGCATTGAACttcttgatttttattgtgtttgCCATGAAACATCAGTATAAAGCTGATGTGATTACTGTTGTTGTGACTGATGATGATTCAGTGGAGAAGGAAGTGACGAAGAAAGAGAGCTCTGAATTTGAGCTTAAGGACATTCCTTGA